ATTTCGAACCGGGACGCTACCTCTACGTCGGCTCGGCGCTCGGCGGCCGGAAAGGCGGCTTTCCGCTGGCATCCCGCCTGCTTCGTCATGCGTCGAGAAGTAGCGGCGCCGACCATGCAATCCGGACGAAACTGTCGGTGCTGTTCGTCTCGTGGGGCTATCTCCCGCCTGCCCGGCAAAGCATCAAGAAACTCCACTGGCACATCGACTACCTGCTCGATTGGGCAGAAGCCGAGCTCGATCACGCATTCATCTTCCCAAGCCCATTGAGGTTGGAACCGCAACTCGCCGAACTGCTCGACTCGATGCCCGAAACCTCGGTCGTCGCCGACCGCCTCGGTGCGCAGGACGCCACGTCCGGCACGCATCTGTTCAGGATTGACGATGCAGCAACTCTCTTGAAGCGTCTCGAAAAAGCGATGGCGGAACGGCGACAGGAGAGCTGAACAGCCTCACTCCTCGTTGCCGTTCTCCTTTTCGAGCAGCGCTTCGACGAAGCTCGCGCGATCGAAAAGCTGGAGATCGTCGATCTTTTCGCCAACACCGATGTACTTGACCGGCAAATTCAGCTCGCGGGAGATCGAAAGCACGATACCGCCTTTGGAGGTGCCATCGAGCTTGGTCACGATCAGGCCGGTGACATTGACAAACCGGGTGAACTCGCGGGCCTGCTGCACAGCGTTCTGACCAGTGGTGCCATCGAGCACCAGCAGCACTTCGTGCGGCGCATCGGGAATCTTTTTCTTGGCCACGCGCATGATCTTGGCAAGCTCCTCCATCAGGTGGCTCTTGTTGTGCAGCCGCCCCGCCGTATCGACCAGCACCACGTCGGTGCCTTTGGAGACCGCCGAACTGACCGAGTCGAACACCACCGATGCCGGATCGGCACCCTGCCCCTGGCCGATGATAGGCACTCCGGCGCGGTCGGCCCAGATCTTGAGCTGCTCGTAGGCGGCGGCGCGGAAGGTGTCGGCGGCGGCGATCACCACCTTTTTGCCCGCTTTGTCGTAATTGTGGGCGAGCTTGGCCACGCTGGTGGTCTTGCCCGCGCCGTTCACGCCAACAATCATGATGACGTAGGGCTTGGCCGAAAGCGGCGCGTCGAAATCGACCGGGTGTTCGTGGCCCGACTCAACGAGCAGGTTGCGAATCTCGCCCATCACCATCTCGTTCAGCTCATCCTCCGAACGGTAGGTCTTGCCTTTGGAGCGCTCGGTGACCGCATCGACAATATCGAGCGTGGTCTCAACGCCCACATCGGCAGCGACGAGGATGTTTTCCAGCTCTTCGAGAAACTCGTCATCCACCTCGGTTTTGCCCTTGGTGACGACTGCGAGTTTCTCCTTGAGTGTGTCGCGGGTTTTGGTAAGCCCCTCCTTGAGGCGCGACAGCCCTAACTTGTCAAAAAAGCCCATGGAAAAAGAGAAATTGGCTATGTTTATGGACGATTGGGCCGGAGAAATTCCGGAAAACCCGCTTGAATTTTAATGTAGCTAAATATATGGCATTCAAACCTATTTCCGAGATTGGTGAATTCGGTCTGATCGACCGGCTCGCAAAGATTACCGCCCCCTCCGCGAACCAGCGACCGGAACTCATCGAGGGCATCGGCGACGACTGCGCGGTATGGCAAAGCGACGAGTCGGCGGTGCAGGTGGTCACGACCGACATCCTGACCGAGCACGTCCACTTCGACCTGTTGACCACACCCTTGCACCACCTCGGCAGCAAGGCGATCAGCGTCAACGTCTCGGATATCTGCGCAATGAACGCCATGCCGGACTACGCAGTGATCTCGATCGCCGTGCCGCCGAAGATGCCGGTGGAGATGGTCGAGGAGCTGTACAAGGGAATGAACCACGCCGCCGAAGTGTATGGACTCGCCATCGTGGGCGGCGACACCTCGTCTTCGGCATCGGGCCTGTTCATCTCGGTTTCGATGACCGGAACGACAACGCCGGAACTCCTTGCGCTGCGCAAAGGCGCGTCGCCGAGCGATTTGATCTGTGTAACGGGAACGCTCGGCGGCTCGACCGCCGGACTGCACCTCTTGCAGCGCGAAAAGGCGACCATGATCGAGCAGATGCGCAACAACGAGCCGTACAACAAGGAGGTGATGGCCGAGTTGCAGGAGTACGCCGAAGCGATCCGCTGCCACCTGCTGCCCGAAGCGCGCATCGACATCATCGACTTTTTCAGCGAAGAGGGCATCGTGCCGACCGCCATGATCGACATCTCCGACGGCCTGGTCTCCGACCTCGGCCACCTCTGCCGCCGCTCCAACGTCGGCGCGAAGATCGACGAAAGCAAGCTGCCCGTGCTGCCCGAAGCGCGAACCGTGGCCGAAGAGTTCCAGCAGGACGTCTTCGACTGGGCGCTCACCGGCGGCGAAGACTACCAGCTCCTCTTCACCGTGCCGAAAAAGGACTACGACCTCATCGCCGCCCACCGCGACATCACGGTCATCGGCGAAATTACCGAGAAGGAAGCGGGCATGATGCTCACCGACATCTTCGGCATGACGATTGATATGACGGACATGAAACGGGGATTCGATCACTTCGCGGAGTGAGGTGGACAGGATTGGCAAGCACAGATCATTTGCCATCCCGTAGGGGCAGACCTGCGTGTCTGCCCTCCCCGGAAACCCGACAAATCAGAAATTTCCCAACTTGTGTAATCACCGTGAAAAGAGTAAATTAGCCGACCTCACAGCACAAAGGTTGCCGAAGTGGCGGAATTGGTAGACGCCCGGGACTTAAAATCCCGTGTTCAGCAATGGACGTGCGGGTTCGATCCCCGCCTTCGGCACCAAATCTTTTATCCACTCGTTTTTCCCCGCACTCCCTCTTCCTCATTTTCCATTTTCATTGATTTTTTTTACCATATAGTTAGCTTACTAATTATAAGCAAACAAAACAATAAACCATGGAGCCACCCACAACCGGCAACATCCAGCGGAGCAACCTGATCTACAGGCTTAACATCATGACGCGGCGTTGGCGAAAAGTGCTGGATGCAGCTTTTCGCGTAGTCGGGCTGACCGATGCTGCCTGGCGGCCACTCCTCCACCTCAGCCTGCTTGGCGACGGCGTGCGTCAGAAAGAACTCGCCCAATCAATCGGAATAGAAAACCCATCGCTGGTTCGCATTCTCGACGACCTTGAATCCAGGGGACTTGTCGTCAGACTTGAAGACAAAAGCGACAGGAGGGCAAGGCTCCTGAAACTGACCATGGAGGGACATAACGCGGTCATCAGAATCAGAGAGATTCTCGTACCGCTTGAAAAGGAGTTGCTCGGCGGTTATACGGACAGCGAGATGCACATGCTGACCGCTCTCCTCGAAAGGCTCGAAACGTCTATAAACGATTTTGCCCGACAGGTTGAATAATTCGATGCTCAATACAGTATACCGCTCGCTGCTACGCTTCTGGCCTGAAGCGTGGCAAGTGACGCGGAGTGTGACGGCGGCGCTGGCCGCTTATACCATCGCCGTAGCCATGAAGCTGGAAAGCCCCTACTGGGCGGCAATGACAGCCCTCATCGTTCTCCAACCGACTGGCGGCCAGTTGCTTGAGAAAAGCTTTTACCGGCTCGCCGGCACCATCGCTGGGGCGCTGGGTGGCTTGATGATGCTCACCTTTGCGACAAGCTCTTTCAGCCTGATACTCATGCTTTGTCTATGGCTCGCCATTTGTGTCGGCGTAGGCAACCTTATTTACGGTTATCGATCATACGGATTCATGGTTGCCGGATTTACGTTGGCACTGATTGTTCTGGAAGGATGGGGCCATCAGGAGCAGATCGATGCGCTTGTTGTTGCCAGAATCGACTGCATTTTCATCGGTATCGTCGTCACAACGGCAATAAACATCTCTTTTACTCCTCGTAACGGGATGAAAAATCTGAACCGTTCGATCCGGAATGCGGTTTTGGCATCCCTGAAACTGGTGAGCCTTACCCTCCAGAGCAGCGAGCACGCAAAAGCAGAAAGAGGCCGTCACAACCTTCTTTTCATGCTTGCCGACATTGAAAAAAAGCTTGACAGTGCAGGCGCCGGAACCCTGGCACTCAAACGGCGACGTTTTCACATCGAAAACCTGATCGTCGATCTCCTGTCGCTTCTGGAAACAAGCGTCCTGCTCGAACAGCAATTGAACCCGAATGATGAGAAAAGCATCATGATCCGGCAAACCATTGCAGAGCGTCTGGATGCCGTCACTTCACGACTGGAGGGTAGCTGGAGGCCTGTCGGAACGGACAAAGAGTTTGCCAGGCTCGTTGCCGAGGTTGGCGCCAAGCTTCCGGTCCTTGCATCCCCCTTGCTTTCGCTCTCTGCTTCGCTTGATCTGCTCCTCGATCAACGGAAGAAATCAAAGCTTCCGAACGTTCCCGTCACCGCACCAGAACCAAGGCTTCGGGAGCGGAACTGGCAAGAAGCCGCCCGCGCATCGCTGCGAGCCGTCATCGCCGTAGGCATTACCGGCACAATCTGGCAACTGACCGGCTGGAGAGAGGGACCGGTCATGATGATGGCGACCGCGATCATGGTCAGCATCTTTTCAACTCATGACCATCCATCGGTCTTGCTGTCGCACATTTTTGGGGGGGCATTGGTCGGGGTGCTCCTGGCGTTTGTCGTCCGCCTTTTGCTCATTCCCGGACAGAGCAGCGCCTTCACGCAAGGCCTCCTCACCCT
This portion of the Chlorobaculum parvum NCIB 8327 genome encodes:
- a CDS encoding GIY-YIG nuclease family protein; translation: MPFTIFGLPDRQGSYILSIRIDKRIEVSFGKFRNGQPIDFEPGRYLYVGSALGGRKGGFPLASRLLRHASRSSGADHAIRTKLSVLFVSWGYLPPARQSIKKLHWHIDYLLDWAEAELDHAFIFPSPLRLEPQLAELLDSMPETSVVADRLGAQDATSGTHLFRIDDAATLLKRLEKAMAERRQES
- the ftsY gene encoding signal recognition particle-docking protein FtsY, which codes for MGFFDKLGLSRLKEGLTKTRDTLKEKLAVVTKGKTEVDDEFLEELENILVAADVGVETTLDIVDAVTERSKGKTYRSEDELNEMVMGEIRNLLVESGHEHPVDFDAPLSAKPYVIMIVGVNGAGKTTSVAKLAHNYDKAGKKVVIAAADTFRAAAYEQLKIWADRAGVPIIGQGQGADPASVVFDSVSSAVSKGTDVVLVDTAGRLHNKSHLMEELAKIMRVAKKKIPDAPHEVLLVLDGTTGQNAVQQAREFTRFVNVTGLIVTKLDGTSKGGIVLSISRELNLPVKYIGVGEKIDDLQLFDRASFVEALLEKENGNEE
- the thiL gene encoding thiamine-phosphate kinase; translated protein: MAFKPISEIGEFGLIDRLAKITAPSANQRPELIEGIGDDCAVWQSDESAVQVVTTDILTEHVHFDLLTTPLHHLGSKAISVNVSDICAMNAMPDYAVISIAVPPKMPVEMVEELYKGMNHAAEVYGLAIVGGDTSSSASGLFISVSMTGTTTPELLALRKGASPSDLICVTGTLGGSTAGLHLLQREKATMIEQMRNNEPYNKEVMAELQEYAEAIRCHLLPEARIDIIDFFSEEGIVPTAMIDISDGLVSDLGHLCRRSNVGAKIDESKLPVLPEARTVAEEFQQDVFDWALTGGEDYQLLFTVPKKDYDLIAAHRDITVIGEITEKEAGMMLTDIFGMTIDMTDMKRGFDHFAE
- a CDS encoding MarR family winged helix-turn-helix transcriptional regulator; the protein is MEPPTTGNIQRSNLIYRLNIMTRRWRKVLDAAFRVVGLTDAAWRPLLHLSLLGDGVRQKELAQSIGIENPSLVRILDDLESRGLVVRLEDKSDRRARLLKLTMEGHNAVIRIREILVPLEKELLGGYTDSEMHMLTALLERLETSINDFARQVE
- a CDS encoding FUSC family protein; this encodes MLNTVYRSLLRFWPEAWQVTRSVTAALAAYTIAVAMKLESPYWAAMTALIVLQPTGGQLLEKSFYRLAGTIAGALGGLMMLTFATSSFSLILMLCLWLAICVGVGNLIYGYRSYGFMVAGFTLALIVLEGWGHQEQIDALVVARIDCIFIGIVVTTAINISFTPRNGMKNLNRSIRNAVLASLKLVSLTLQSSEHAKAERGRHNLLFMLADIEKKLDSAGAGTLALKRRRFHIENLIVDLLSLLETSVLLEQQLNPNDEKSIMIRQTIAERLDAVTSRLEGSWRPVGTDKEFARLVAEVGAKLPVLASPLLSLSASLDLLLDQRKKSKLPNVPVTAPEPRLRERNWQEAARASLRAVIAVGITGTIWQLTGWREGPVMMMATAIMVSIFSTHDHPSVLLSHIFGGALVGVLLAFVVRLLLIPGQSSAFTQGLLTLPVLLGGMIAKNRRKTALGAMDTMMFFLFVMQPGLPVVASRIQFVAGGVAGLAGIVLALLSFRYVVPVNPALRLRTLLISIAKDLLLMTETNSPQILERGLNRTRYRVLRMLDNASLMNRDMSDVVDGSLAALAIGSFLKRMQEERAHTPLSEKRSLAMREFGAKLSSSGMNSEAIISLLKDSSFHFSRLDQIASN